The Drosophila sulfurigaster albostrigata strain 15112-1811.04 chromosome 3, ASM2355843v2, whole genome shotgun sequence genomic sequence GTTGATGCTGcacttgttgtagttgttattgttgctgccgccgttTGCTCTcactgtttctgttgctgcagccCCAAATTCGCATGTTTAGTGTacgtgttgtttgttgtgtataattattaataaaaacgcGTCCAATGATCGCTGACAGCAACGGTCAAGGTTGCAGCGAACAGCCAGACGCCGtttcttaaattaaagacTTTTGATTTCCTATATCACTTGAGACAACATTCAAAAAAGGTTTCGCCAACGCAACCGCCACGCATTGCCTTCTTCACATTGTATTCAAATTGGCGACGATTGCTTTGCAGTACATCAGCGGCTTCCTTGTTCAGCGGATCCTCTGGATTAGGCTCCTACAGAGACACACTCATTACGATTAAGGTAATTAAATGGATTTTGAGTTGTTACCAGAAAGAGAAATTGCAAGCCATAGACAACGGAGTTAATAGTCAACACTGGGTTCCAGTCCTCGCGCAAGATGTTTAAACAGACATTGCCATCGAGATCGATGTTGGGATGATACACCTGCGTGCCACACTTCACCTTGGGCGGCTCGTGCGGATAATTGGAGCCAACCCGAAAGTTGAACACGAAGCGTCCATCTCTGTAGAAGCCCTCGTCCGGTGACAtgatcaatttgaaattgagcAAATCATCGGAATCGGGGAACTCAACTGCGCAAGTCTTTGGCAGAGTCAGTTCATTAATATCTGCAAAGTCAAATcgattgaaatttattaataacagcatataataaataatattaaatgtaatgcGCGCGAAACGAAACAACTGCAGGAGAGAAATACCTTTTTGTATGCGCAGCTGGGCTGCTGATGCCTTCTTTTGCTGACCTCCGCGTGCCGATTGGTCACCATccttcttttgttgtttcagCGAGAAAAGTTTAAtcatctttttatttttttatttgcgctaTATTTGTGTGCCTTCTTTACTTGGCGCTTGCTGGcgttgtatatttttctttttcaatgcaagtattttccaatttgtttTGCAGGCTATTTCTTAGATTTAGCTTGTGTGGGTtagtgaaaaatatttaataacaattattattaatgatcATACTTGCCTATTCGTtggatttttatattttttctttaataattttgacaTACCTCgaaattttagtttagttgttTCAAGTgcctttcttcttcttttctgttttcttcttcttcaacgGGTCTGTCGAAATGGCAGTCAAATTAAACGCAAAAACAATCGAACTATCGATACTCTTAGAATCACCTCTTGCGTACTGCAATCGATAACAAAAACAGGTGTTCTGCACATTTTACGAAGCGCGTTTAAACCAGAAGCTGGTGTGTTGTTGTGTACGTTAGTTAAGATGTCTGCAGAACCAGAAATTGCCAAGGATGCGGTATTGAAACGAAGTGAACAAATTCCGGAGGACACTCCTCAGGTACACGGCTATGATTTCAACCAGGGTATCGATTATAGCAAGTTGTTCGAGTCCTATGTTAACACCGGCTTCCAAGCAACCAATCTTGGTTTGGCTATTAGGGAAATTAAGAAAATGGtgagttttgctgttgttaattGGACCAATTGCGTGTACTAAAAACTGACAGTTGGATTGCAGGGCTCAGCCGCTAGACGCTGAACAAGAAGATGTCCACGAGACAGATGATTTTATCAGACGGCGCAGCAAATGCACAATCTTTTTGGGCTACACCTCAAATCTAGTGTCGTCGGGAATGCGTGAGACACTACGGTTTCTGGCTGAGCATCGCATGATCGACTGCATAGTAACAACGGCCGGTGGCGTCGAGGAGGATTTCATAAAATGCTTGGCGCCTACCTACATGGGCTCCTTTGAGCTAAGCGGTCGCGATTTACGGGAACGTGGTATTAATCGCATTGGTAATCTGCTGGTACCCAATGATAACTACTGTAAATTTGAGGATTGGTTAATGCCACTATTGGATGAAATGCTGGAGGAACAACGTAGTAAGGGCACCGTGTGGTCGCCATCTCGCATCATTCAGCGGCTGGGCGAGCGTATCGGAGATCCAAGTTCTATTTACTATTGGGCAGCAAAGAATCAGATACCCGTTTACTGTCCAGCGCTAACTGATGGCAGTCTCGGAGACATGATGTATTTTCACTCGTTTCGGCAACCTGGTCTCGTTGTCGACATCTTATCCGATCTGCGGCGACTCAACACAATGGCCGTTAAGGCTGTCAATAGCGGCATGATTATTGTAGGCGGCGGCATAATTAAACATcacatttgcaatgcaaatctGATGCGAAATGGCGCCGATTACTCGGTGTTCATCAACACAGCCTCGGAATTCGATGGCAGTGACAGCGGAGCCCGGCCGGATGAGGCCATATCTTGGGGAAAGATACGCAAGGATGCCACACCAGTTAAGGTGTATGCCGAGGCCAGTTTGGTGTTTCCGCTCATAGTGGGCGAGACCTTTGCCAAGCGACACTTTAGCAAGAAAGACTCCACAATGTAATTGTGCACGTAAATATAGCGAATATATTCTTTAACGACCATTGAACAACTACTACTTTCAGGCTGACTCCACACCGTAGCTTGTGTAGTCGTAACAACCACTTTGAGTCGCAATAACTAGCTCGGTAGTGTGCGGTGTATCAGTCTCTAAAGTGTCGTGCTTCATGAAGCCGCATGCCACAATGGAGTACTAAGAAAACTGTCCAGGCCCAAGCCCAAGTACAAGCGCAAGCCAAGTTGTCAGCCGCAGTGACTGTGGCAGTAATGGCAGCAGGAAGCCATTAAGCGTCGTCGCCTGAGATGTACAAAATGTGATAAACACAACAAGCGTCGCATTTTCAACTTCACTGgtttgttgctgcagctccCTGCTCCAACTTCAGTTCTGGTTTCGCCCCCATTGCCATGTTATAATGGTTGTGTAGTGCACTTCTCCATCGCCTTTACTAGAGCAGGAAAAATGCAACTTTTGTCAGGCATTTGAACGACAAAATGAAAGTTGCGGTCCCTGCTGGCCACATCTGGAATTGTTGATGGGAGAGTGGTCTTAGGCCATTCCACTACGTAGTAACTCCTCTATTATTGTCATATTCTAAAAGGCAACTTAGTCTTGGTCGTAATTGGTTAGGTTTGGCTGCTTTAGCTGTGCACATAAATTTTCCACGTCGCTGGCAACTTTGGCGACTTTTCACTTTTGTCATATTTTGCCCGCAGTGAgcattttatgtttaatagTCCGAAATTGTTTTGGGAAACAATGCTTTCGCATAAGCTCACAAATTTGTCATTAATTTTATGTCGCTAATGCTACCGCGCTTTCTTTCCTCGCATTTTCCAACAAGTCATctcaaattttattgttgcagCGCTTTTCCTTTCCATCCCTTTCATCATCCTGCGCTTCTCTCGACCTAAAGTTTgtgctgctgtctgctgtctgtgCGCATCATTAAAgccaaaagaaaactttttcgCACACTTACTTTTCCGCACTCTTCTCATTCTTTGCTGCCTGGTTTTTCTTTATGGCTCTCTGCAGTACTTCGACAGTTGGTGCTACATATTTTGAGCTATAGTCATGTGACGGTCGGTTGAAGAGACGATGCTGCAACTGCATTTTCtttgcaacttttttgttGGCGCAACTTTTTGggcttttttggttttggttgaaaaattaatgaatcGTTTGGTTGCCGCGAAGTGCAGGCAGCCCCCATCTACTACACACTACACTACTAcacataatataaaatactctgctttatcaaatttatacTGTTTGAAATATGCTACCAGAAAATCGACAACTCATGTCGACTGTTCAAACTTTTCTGCGCACTTGCAATGTTTGTAATCTGTTAGCATTAACATTAAAGTTACGGgcttgtttaaattaaatacgagctttaatattttatagtatggTTTTGGGATGACAATGCATATAATTAAGTGTAGTATGCTTTCAAGCGCAGCATGTAAATCGCCAACCGCAATTCACTGAATTTTGCtgcagcatacttttaggcaatGAATTGTTTAGTACTTAGTTCACTCTCAAGTGGATTTCAATTTGCCATTCTCAACTGCGGTTAACTATAATCCCAGTAGCACTTTGCTTGGCCAAACAACTTGCGCAACTTGGCAAGAAAATCAATTGCACTTATATTATCGTTGCGCCATTATCGGCAGCCAGGCAGCATTGTCGTTAAGAAGCACTTAATTGCATGCTGTCATATCTAATACACACGGAGCATACGCACACATAGAGCGCTTAAAAACTAATTACGagcaaagctgctgctgttcttgttcttgttgttctagTTGGTGTGTGCGAAGGCTGCGCTTCTTGTGTGCACAAAAGACGACCAAAGCAAGTGCGTAGAATTACGCAGAGTCCACACCAACTTTGCAAGCCAAGTtattgctgctactgctgctgctgtcgtcgttgTGTTGTATGTTGGCCAACTTTCTAGTGATTACGAGCAAATTAAAACTACATTAAAACTTTCTCGAGTCCAGTTCCTGGCAATTGACAGGTTCTTACACACAAGTgagtgcgtgtgagtgtggaaaaaaaaactctaaagaaattatttatttttctgttttgttttgtttaaaaacttgaaaacaaaatgtaggaaaacaaaatataaaatatataaatagaaacaCGATTAACATTTGCTGTGAAACTACACCTCTGAGAACTTCGGCTTGAATCCTAGACATACCTcacaattgcatttattatttttatcgtTGATCTCTTTTCTTTTGGGAGATAATGGCTCTGGGGATGCCGATGACGACGAAGCTGGAGACAGCGTTAGTCTTGGTCTTCTAACACTGGCGCCACCCGATCTTCTAGATTGATGCGGTGGCGTCGCCTCCATGTTTGATGACAGCTTTGCTTCCTCTCGATAGTATGGCGTAACGATATCCCAAAGCCGTGTCTTGGCTTGCAGCTGAATCCGGGCTTCGGCCAGAGCGGCCTGTTCCTTTTGTAGGAGCACATCCTTGGCCTGTAGCAtttcctgctgttgctggaaTAGCTTGTCGTAGAGAATACGAACGTTCTTCTCGCGCCGTTCGCCCGCCTGTTCTAACAGATTGTCGAGCACACTTTCCAACTTGCGATCAAGCTCCAATAAGACACTGCGCGTCTCGGGTTCATCGTCGAGTATGTCTTGCAAGGCAATGGAAAGAAAGTTGATGACACCACCACTTGGTGTCCAATCCCTAAGACGACGTATTGCACTCCTTGTGCTGATCTCGATCTTTAGTAGCAGTGCCATGCTACGCTTAGACTGGAGTGGCATCACGTTCTGTCCCTCGTTTATCTTTTTCTGCCACTTGGAGTCCGTTGCTTTATAGTGCTGCTCATTCTCGATGGTGCGCGCATGTAACTCATTGACTTCTTCGAGTAATTGCCGATTCTTCTGAATTTGCAGTTCATAATCCGATTTCTCTGTGGCTTTCAACTTTTCTGAGTAATGACTTGAGCTCCCGCAACGACTAGAGCAAACTGATTCGATGTCTGATGCGGGCGCCGCTTCAAGCTCGACTGTTTTTTTCGATTCCTCCGGTTGCTCTTTCTCAATGCTGGTGTTGTCATTGCCATATGTATTGAGCACATCATCCAGTCGACGAGTGGTGTTACTCAAATCCGTGAAAGGTTTGCCTAGTCTACCCATCTCCTTTAATTGGCCGTGCATCAGTACCATCAGACAGTTGCGGGCATACTTCTCCGACCCAGTGGCTTCATAAAACACCGTCAGCCAGTGATGAATGATGTCGTGGTGGGATGTACATATACTCTCGATGAACACATCGCTTACCAGTTTCAGCTGCTCTGCAAAATGGCGGTCCAGTGTGTCCTCTTTCACATCACTCATTTtctacaatttcatttaagctAGAGAATTTGTACAATGTTTCCAAATAACGTTATTCAGGCACACTCACTTTTATGAAAAGTGATATCAAAGCTACTTTATAATTCATAGAAATTTGTGGTATTTTAcgataaaatgatttttagaGAATTTAATTTGGATTTTAAAAGTGTCAAAGCACTTTTCTAACTTATGTTGACAGATGGCGCCAGTAacataatagaaaattaaataacatatagTACTTATTGGAGCATACAAATTAACAAGATGGATCGGATCGAGTTCGTTTAGCATGCGAATGTGTAGCATATTTAAAAAGGATAACGTTTAACTTTTGAATAGCTTGTGAATGGGGGGTCAAAGCAGCTGCTTGATTTTTCGGGGTCAATGATATTTACTGCTCCACAGAGTTTTCGCACCTTTCTGGCCAACATAATGGCTGAAAATACCGCAAATACTTTCAGCActcaaacacgcacacacactgacagaATGGCAGGCGCACATCCTGGCTGCCGATAAACTAAGCTAAGCTAGAGCAAGCCCATGGCAAGGCAATATCCTTGGCCATGttgtttaatttctttgcCCCGTTGCTTTGGAATTTTTTTGCTCGTCTTTTTCTACTcataaattgcacaaattccTTTTGTGCGCATCAAGGAGAAATGGCTCCATTTACAGCTGAAAGGAAAATGGGGATGACTTGGGGATGTAGGGTAGGACGATGCGTATTGTAGCTAGTGGGTTCGGCCTGG encodes the following:
- the LOC133845965 gene encoding nedd8-conjugating enzyme UbcE2M, giving the protein MIKLFSLKQQKKDGDQSARGGQQKKASAAQLRIQKDINELTLPKTCAVEFPDSDDLLNFKLIMSPDEGFYRDGRFVFNFRVGSNYPHEPPKVKCGTQVYHPNIDLDGNVCLNILREDWNPVLTINSVVYGLQFLFLEPNPEDPLNKEAADVLQSNRRQFEYNVKKAMRGGCVGETFFECCLK
- the LOC133845964 gene encoding probable deoxyhypusine synthase isoform X1 codes for the protein MSAEPEIAKDAVLKRSEQIPEDTPQVHGYDFNQGIDYSKLFESYVNTGFQATNLGLAIREIKKMLDCRAQPLDAEQEDVHETDDFIRRRSKCTIFLGYTSNLVSSGMRETLRFLAEHRMIDCIVTTAGGVEEDFIKCLAPTYMGSFELSGRDLRERGINRIGNLLVPNDNYCKFEDWLMPLLDEMLEEQRSKGTVWSPSRIIQRLGERIGDPSSIYYWAAKNQIPVYCPALTDGSLGDMMYFHSFRQPGLVVDILSDLRRLNTMAVKAVNSGMIIVGGGIIKHHICNANLMRNGADYSVFINTASEFDGSDSGARPDEAISWGKIRKDATPVKVYAEASLVFPLIVGETFAKRHFSKKDSTMLTPHRSLCSRNNHFESQ
- the LOC133845964 gene encoding probable deoxyhypusine synthase isoform X2, giving the protein MSAEPEIAKDAVLKRSEQIPEDTPQVHGYDFNQGIDYSKLFESYVNTGFQATNLGLAIREIKKMLDCRAQPLDAEQEDVHETDDFIRRRSKCTIFLGYTSNLVSSGMRETLRFLAEHRMIDCIVTTAGGVEEDFIKCLAPTYMGSFELSGRDLRERGINRIGNLLVPNDNYCKFEDWLMPLLDEMLEEQRSKGTVWSPSRIIQRLGERIGDPSSIYYWAAKNQIPVYCPALTDGSLGDMMYFHSFRQPGLVVDILSDLRRLNTMAVKAVNSGMIIVGGGIIKHHICNANLMRNGADYSVFINTASEFDGSDSGARPDEAISWGKIRKDATPVKVYAEASLVFPLIVGETFAKRHFSKKDSTM
- the LOC133845963 gene encoding uncharacterized protein LOC133845963, with the protein product MSDVKEDTLDRHFAEQLKLVSDVFIESICTSHHDIIHHWLTVFYEATGSEKYARNCLMVLMHGQLKEMGRLGKPFTDLSNTTRRLDDVLNTYGNDNTSIEKEQPEESKKTVELEAAPASDIESVCSSRCGSSSHYSEKLKATEKSDYELQIQKNRQLLEEVNELHARTIENEQHYKATDSKWQKKINEGQNVMPLQSKRSMALLLKIEISTRSAIRRLRDWTPSGGVINFLSIALQDILDDEPETRSVLLELDRKLESVLDNLLEQAGERREKNVRILYDKLFQQQQEMLQAKDVLLQKEQAALAEARIQLQAKTRLWDIVTPYYREEAKLSSNMEATPPHQSRRSGGASVRRPRLTLSPASSSSASPEPLSPKRKEINDKNNKCNCEVCLGFKPKFSEV